tcgcaataatgcgactttggcgcctagagggttaacagagggaaaaaaagagtaggatggaagaaacctcaggaagagtcactctcccaggacggacagacaccTCTAATAAATGATGTGCAACTAGAATTTGCTGCTTCTTGCTGCCTAAAGACACTCCTGGCTACCACCCGGTCTTGAACTCATGACTGTGAGGTTGCCAGTCAGGCACTTAACCACTACCCTACCACGTCCACTGgtcttgttgctgttgttttttttgttttcacctgaagattgaatccaacagagTTCTGAGAGAGATAATGTAGTGCAAATTTGTATGCCAActtgtctgctgcagcttaccAACCCCATGGTGatatcaggagtggtttcctatTCATCAACAGCATATCAATCCTGAACAAGTGgcaagaagtggcatatgccagtcagaagcGGCATTTGCTGGCAAGCAGTGGCATACCTTCTGTGTTGAACTTTAACATCTGAATCGACTTACATTCCccaaattctgcctttttttaaaaatcagaatcgattttttcccccaaattctgactttttcctcagaatCTTCAGAAatttgccatgttgatggaaaaaaaaaccttttaacagagggaaaaaaaagaataagatggaagaaacctctcCTCTCCCGATCTGCCgctctgacagctggtgtcgggtttcaaactttttttttctcagatattttgcatagaaatACACCCACAAATGatgtcaggattgaagctgaatctagttgccatctagtggtagcaagcagcaacagcacaaggcagtagatttaaagatatgggatgttttattcagcaatgttgtctgtcgcaataatgcgactttggcgcctagagggttaacagagggaaaaaaagaataagatggaagaaacctcaggaagagtcACTCTCCAAGGACGGACAGACACCTCTAATAAATGGTGTGCAACTAGAATTTGCTGCTTCTTGCTGCCTAAAGACACTCCTGGCTACcacctggtcttgaactcaTGACTGTGAGGTTGCCAGTCAGGCACTTAACCACTACCCTACCACGTCCACTGGTcttgttactgttgtttttttttgttttcacctcaagattgaatccaacagagTTCTGAGAGAGATAATGTAGTGCAAATTTGTATGCCAActtgtctgctgcagcttaccAACCCCATGGTGatatcaggagtggtttcctatTCATCAACAGCATATCAATCCTGAACAAGTGgcaagaagtggcatatgccagtcagaagtggcatatgccagtcagaagcAGCATTTGCTGGCAAGCAGTGGCATACCTTCTGTGTTGAACTTTAACATGTCAATTGACTTTCATTCCccaaattctgcctttttttaaaaatcagaatcgattttttcccccaaattctgactttttcccagaattctgactttttcctcagaatcttcagaaacttgccatgttgatggaaaaaaaaccttttaacagaggtaaaaaaagaataagatggaagaaacctcaggaagagtcACTCTCCAAGGACGGACAGACACCTCTAATAAATGGTGTGCAACTAGAATTTGCTGCTTCTTGCTGCCTAAAGACACTCCTGGCTACcacctggtcttgaactcaTGACTGTGAGGTTGCCAGTCAGCCACTTAACCACTACCCTACCACGTCCACTGgtcttgttgctgttgttttttttttgttttcacctcaagattgaatccaacagagTTCTGAGAGAGATAATGTAGCGCAAATTTGTATGCTAActtgtctgctgcagcttaccAACCCCATGGTGatatcaggagtggtttcctatTCATCAACAGCATATCAATCCTGAACAAGTGgcaagaagtggcatatgccagtcagaagcggcatatgccagtcagaagtAGCAAGCATTGGCATACCGTCTGTGTTTAACATCTGAATCGATTTTCAttcctgccttttttttcccctcagaaaCAATTTTTCCCCCAAATTTCCGACTTTGATATCAGACTCGATTCTTCCCCCAAAATTatgtctccccccccccccccccccccccataatTATGAGTTATATCtcagaatcttttttttccagaattctcacttttttctcagaatctggagacattttttccttcttgaaatgttttttttccacttgtttttttttctccatgtgtAAAAAAATTTcttctgaaaaacaacattttttccaaGTTTCATACttggaaaaaagttttttttccacttggcTTCATacaagtggaaaaaaagtttttccatgtgttttaaattaaacttgtgaaatcaagtgaaaagaaaatttcaggagaaaaatgcttttgaaaaaaatgtattcactagaatttttttttcatgtgtgaagacattttttaggagtaaaaaagaaaagaatattaaagactttttttctccacccagtttcacacatgaaaaaacaacttctacagaaaaaaatgtcaggagaaATTCTTTCAGTAGAAAAAAATTgtagaaaacaatgaaaaaaatacttttcaggggggaaaaaatcacgTTTCACACGTGGAGAAAAAATTAATTctacataattttttttcaggataatTTTTTGTGAAActaagtgaaaaaaacatttcaggagaaaaaaaacaatggaaataATTTCTTGGTAGAAAAATAATTATGTTCATGtgtaaaaccaacaaaaaagaaataaactctacatgacaaaaaatgttttgtttagtttttcatgGCTAAAACCAGTTGAAATttgacatgaaaaaacaaaattcagggAAAATATGTGTAGGGGGAAAAAATTTCAGGAAGAAATAATCTCTCCTGTAATGTCTTTTCtcattgggaaaaaaaaaacttgagaaAAACTAGTCAAAATAtaattgttttcatgtgtgatttcaagcaacaaaaaaaatcttgaacaaaaacttttttttgatGTGTGAAGTGATCTTTTCAGATCCTTAAAAATGTATCATCTacagaatatttttatttgtgattttaaacactgtttattATCTTTCCCTTGTGTATATTATCACAGTAacatcattgtgtgtttttttggtgaacatGCAGTGAGTCCTCTACTGTCGGGAAATTAGGTCGATTGAGtaaatgctgtttgtttgaGCTGAAGGTACAAGGTGCGGCGTTATGAAATCACAGGccttaataaataaacaacagtcACTAGCTGCCTAACCAGAACTCTTTCGAAAGAAATTCAACTTAAATTCCATTTGGGGCAAAGTAAGCTTGATTTGACATGTGACACTAATATGCTATTAATTGGTATTTCATATCtccttaaaataaaaactatatatagaCTAgacaaacattattttaaaaaagtgttttgttttttatattttgcgTTAGTTTAACACATGTAGAAATGAATGATGTATTATGTTGTGACACAAACTTTCACTATTTCACAGTTCAGTGGTGTGcaatttttttattgatatcATTTCTAAAAGCTCCAATGTGTTTAGTGATAGTGTTACTGATGTAAGATTTACAATTCTTACAGAAGATGAGACACATGCAACATGATTTAGCATTGGCCCAGAATCAGCTCTGCAGGTGGATTAGCCAGACTCAAACCATATCTGGTATAGACACACGTCTTTGCAAAGAAGACTAAACTCTAAAGCCATGCACGCTAATATCTGTCAGTAATGTCTACCAAAACGAAGGAAAGAAAGCAGCATGAGGAACTGATTGTGACTCCAACTGTTGGACCTAGAAGTAGATCATCTTGGAACAAACAAATGGGAGAGTCTCATTGCATGAAGCGTTGTGCCACTTTAGGTTATCTGCAAtgcaaagacagacagaaacacttaAAGTCAAGGATTTCAGGCTAAAGGCTTCACAGGTTTTAGTAATATTCTAATATTCTGACGAAGTGACCGGTTTCTCTAGGGTGATGACTTCATCATTTGGCAATGATTTGGGCCGCTCTCATATCATTTGCAGTCAGTGCTGAAGCTTTATTATGAGTCCatgtacttgtttttttttagacatttctcTAGATATTGCATTAattacagcagcttggtcagtggcctcaGGCTTCAAACTAAGACACCTCTACCTGCCCCTCTATTGTCAGTTTTACATGTAAAGGGCTCCGAGGTCAAGATAACAATAATATGTATTATTCTATTCTTTCAAATTAAAGCTTGaggacaaacagttcacattcAAGATTATGACATAATATGACTGTTGGACTGTTACTAACGTTGAAAAAAAGATCCTATTTTGGGTTAAAGTAGCGACGTTAAGTCTCATAACAGAAGTGACATAACTCACATTAGGTAAAATCAATTACTCAAGTGCATCACATTTAATGACTTCTGGACTGttatggtttggttaggttaggttcaggaaaagatctTATTTTGGGTTAAAGAAGCTACACTCAGTCTAATAACAGAGGTTAGGAAGTGACATGACATAAGTAAAGTCAGTGACATAAGTACATCAGATGTGTTTTGGACTGATGACGCTGTCAACGGTCGTGGTTTAGTTGTGTTTTGGACATAATCAATCTCAGAATGCAAGTTATTTATGTCACGTAACACTAAAGATGTGTCTGACGTGTCTTACATAAAGTTCACTCCTAAAGAACAGTATTAGTATACAATAGTATAAAACCAAATTTTTTGAGGGTTGAAATATTGAAACAGGTTGAATATTAaaagtttatgtgtgtgtgtgtgtgtgtgtgtgtgtgtgtgtgtgtgtgtgtgtgttattacaTCCATAGTTCATCTTCAGGCAGCAGTCAGTTGTCTGCATTTCCTGGTCCATGTTCATTTTCATGTACCAGTTGTCGAAGTCAAACTTGGTGCCGTCATTCCACATCCAAAAACAAGGCTGTGGACAGACGGACATGaacatatactatatatatatattcactcAATTTCCCctattaaaaaaagaattaatCTCCAGATAATCgatttcacaaattacaaaaaacaaactcaccCTACTCACcctaaaacaaaacatttttacctTGGGAAAAAATTCactatattttttcatgtttctacCAGACACGTGAAAAAAAGGTTTGgcacaagtttttttttttgttgggggaaaaaaaatgtgtcttgattttttttcactctgtctcacacataaaaaaaagaagtgttttttttgtttgtttttttttgatgagcacaggtgatttttttttcccaggataaaaacattttttttttttcatgagtgaaaccgggtgaaaaatgtgaaaaaaaaaaaaaagaagtataataaataagacattttaaagattatcctggcaaaacctCTTTTCCCCAACCAGCTCTCAAGTGGGTTAGGCCATGAAAAAGcccatgaaaaataaaacaaaacatttgaaaaaaaaacatttttatcctGAGACAAaaaattcactttttttcatgtgtgaaactgagtgaaaaaaaggtttgccacaagaatttatttttttttgttgggaaaaaaaatgtgtcctgattttttttctctctgtctcacacattttttaatttaaaataaataaataaataaataaaagtgtgtgttttttttatgtaagtgatttttttttctccccaggataaaaatgttttgttttatttctcatgGGTGAAACCAGgtgaacattttttgtttttcaggggaaaaaaaagaaataagaagtataataaataagacatttgtaaagattatcctggcaaaacttttttccccatcagctctcaagtcataaacacaggagagaaaaaattaTTTAGATTaaatttagaaaatggatcatcagaaaagaaatacaattcTTTACTTACCgctcagggcttccatactaTTACTGTCACCACTATAGAAAATGTGTATTGGTCAACTGTGAAATATTCTCActtaaaacatatatttgtccaaaaaaatggaaacaaaatatGTATAGAAcgttgccaaaaaaaaaaaaaatgatatcagACTAGCCTGTATCGCTCagaatgaaaaatgtgtgtatattaaACATTGAATGTGAGAATCTCAGGGTGTACAAGGTCAGGTAACATCATCAACATACATGTATGGCATTGTGGCCTCCGAGCCAGGTTTGGGGAAAGTCGTGGCCGTGTGCTTTAGTCAAAGACTGGATGAAGTGACACTCCTCCTCACTGTGGATGGACGCCAGGTTTGCTCCTTCGAACAGACAGTAAGTCTGTAGGTGACGAGAGAAGAAACAGTTTCCCCACATCAAGTTATTTGTCAGTATATTAATGACTCTGTCACAACACTTTAATTTTGTGGAGTGAACACTGCAGCCTCAGGGGGACGCTCCCTCTATCGTCCTCACCTCAGCTTCAACCCATGTCTTCGGGCTGTCGACGAAGTAGAAACAGTGATTGCCAAAGTGGGACCACTCGTAGGGGCAGTAGTATTCCATGTCtacaacaaatatatatattacaaaTTAACCAAAAGAACTACAGTAACTACCAGAGTAgcagaaaatataaacactCAAGTGAAGTCCAGCCCttttcagacctggtattaatATCTGCCacaagtaatctgattacaagTGGACAGCTCGAAAAGGACACAATgttttaaacacacataaagaaatgtataacatgctgaatttaaaaatgtcccaCATAATGAAGAATCTGCAGTGTATTTGTacaatgtgacatgtttagatcaataaaatgtttcttccttcataaattgagtgtaaatggtgaaatcagtgtaaactgtgttcaaacagctgctaaatgttggcaggtcagactttagcactttagacacagaagcagacaggctggtgcagccatgctgccacaaactgacactttttacaaggaaacacacaacttcaggttttcatttaatgctgaatttacaagaaggagacaatgattcagaatctgtcagagacagagtttcactacgttataaagttcgttttaactcaacaactcttaaaatcactacatttgttaagggagttTGGTGATGTTGTGGTAACTGAGGAAAAatctcaaatgtgtcctcaGTGCATCTTAGCGGTGTTCTCACCTGCActcagagctgtccacttgGTCTGAACAGGGCCGGTATGTACCTCCAAATTGTAGGTCATCACTTACCACACTTAACAGGTACGGCCCCCGGCGGCGTCTTGGTGCCCGGTATCTTCTGTCCAGTCAGGACATCGACACACCAGCAGAACCCGGTCGACCCTGAGCACTGCTGCGGGAGGAAGTTCCCGTGGGCGTCACACTGCGGGATGAACACACCAATGATGTCGAGGCTTTGCTGCTGAATGAACGTGCAGATGCCCGTTTGTCTGGACATCacggtggaggtggaggtggaggtggaggtggaggtggagttgGAGTGGACCGGGACGGCTCGGCTCAGGGTCAGGAGGGAGCACAGTACGAGAGACACACTGAGCCActtcatggtgatgatgatgatgatgatgatgaaatgagaGTGTGGCCTGTCAACAAAGATTTAGGATCATTGATCATTTTTGTAATTTGCAACAAGTCTGAAAGATATTTGGTTCTAGAGACGTGGTAATCACTGAAGTTTGTCAAGAGCCCCTCGTCACTGAATCGACCACGTTAATGATGTTAAAGTTGGAAAcacttccttcctttccttgcCAGTGAACATAATCCAGGCAGCAACAACAATTCTTCTAAActtataaacaaataaatggtATATAAATCTGATTCTGCATTAgacactgttgtttttattgcatttccaTATTGTTTTCTTGAGACGTGcaactacatttttttaaatgatgtaattTACGTTTTTTTAAGCTTACTGTTATTGTATTAATGACAATTATAGTTACTGTTGTTACTATTATTTCTAGCATTACTTTCTTGGGAAATTTTGAGCACAAGCAAAAGTTTTTTGCACGACATAAAGTGTGAAAAAAGATTATAATTTGTATAGACGTTAGAGAAGAGTGCACTTATAATggcaaaaatgcaaataaatatacGGAGCACAGAATATATTTCTTCACAATTCATATCTTGTGATCCATATCTGTGCTTGAGAATAAAGTGTGCAGATTTCTTGGACAGTGCACTCACAATGACAAAAAACTACGtactgcaaacacacagtaatAAAGCAACAATTTCTTTTACAATTTCTAACAACTGTCATGAACAATCTAAAGCAGACTTACCTGTTTCAGGATCAGCTTGTGTGCTAAGCCCGAtgctgtcctctgctgctgctctgccttTTATCCTGATGCCTCTCCTGTGTGATGAATTCATTTTCCCatgaacacacagcagctctcagATCAAGTGTTGCACTAACAAagacctttttttaattattgtataTCAGCAGATGAGCCCTTGTGTATACAGTTGTTCTTTTTAGACAGCAGGACACGTTTTGGGTTACATCATTTTACATTGACCTTAAATTTCATTGTTCAGGGTCTCTGCTTCCCAGACTCTTTGTTTGTGCTCTCTAAAGCTGCTCTTATTTTACCGCCTTGTATTGTGCAAATCTGGGTTACAGACGGGTTTTGCAAGTAAACACTGAGACCACTTGAGACTAGCTGGATTCAAGGTTCAAGGATTAGGTTTATTGTCATTTACACTTAAAAAGTACCATGTCATTGCACTCTGACAGGAGCAATTTATAAAATATGGCCTGAATTTTAgtttaagacataaaaaaattaaaaagattatcaacagagtgtgaagaaacaacagtgttgacgtctGAGATGTCTAatgaagttagcgtgctaaccagctagcccgtaaactcacaaaatgtcaagaaaggaaatatttttacgGGGGGTggggtcacagtgacctttgacctctgatcAACAAATTCTGACCAGCTCATCTTtcagtccaagtggacatttgtgccaaatttgaagaaattctctCAATGCCTTCCTGAGATAATGCGTACACGAGGATGGGACGGATAGACAGATGTACCATGGCTATAATTggcataaaaacaataaatcagaaATCCCACTAAGTTTTTAATCACTATTTTGAAAGCTTCCCAGCGGTC
This is a stretch of genomic DNA from Pagrus major chromosome 10, Pma_NU_1.0. It encodes these proteins:
- the eslec gene encoding galactose-specific lectin nattectin, coding for MKWLSVSLVLCSLLTLSRAVPVHSNSTSTSTSTSTSTVMSRQTGICTFIQQQSLDIIGVFIPQCDAHGNFLPQQCSGSTGFCWCVDVLTGQKIPGTKTPPGAVPVKCDMEYYCPYEWSHFGNHCFYFVDSPKTWVEAETYCLFEGANLASIHSEEECHFIQSLTKAHGHDFPQTWLGGHNAIHPCFWMWNDGTKFDFDNWYMKMNMDQEMQTTDCCLKMNYGYNLKWHNASCNETLPFVCSKMIYF